In Vagococcus luciliae, one genomic interval encodes:
- the hutH gene encoding histidine ammonia-lyase, with the protein MTEVITLTGNDLTLEQVVEVARKGAKITLSQEAIEAVNASRKIIDDIVASKKVTYGVNTGFGSLVKVSIPQEETRQLQENLIRTHSSGFGDPLGEDEVRAIMLIRINSLLKGYSGIRLSTIETLMAMLNNGVVPHIPEKGSLGASGDLAPLSHMVLPMLGLGRAYYDGELLEGKEAMARAGVEVIHLEAKEGLALINGTTVLTAIGALATHDSIELLKLSDIAGALSLEVHNGIVNAFDEELHIIRPQSGQLATAKNIRQMLEGSTLTTQATAERVQDPYTLRCMPQIHGASKDTVAYVKKKVEIEINSVTDNPIITRSGDVISGGNFHGEPMAQPFDYLGIGSAEIGNVSERRVERLVNTNLSGLPSFLVKYPGVNSGFMITQYAAASLASENKILSHPASVDSITSCENQEDFVSMGTTAARTARDITKNSRRIVATEMMAACQAIDFIKDRGVLGKGTQVAYDVFRKYVKFIDLDKDIEMYDELEKATDVLINGELLKAVEEVVDLEIEFDFAK; encoded by the coding sequence ATGACTGAAGTAATTACATTAACAGGTAACGATTTAACATTGGAACAAGTGGTAGAAGTAGCTAGAAAAGGGGCTAAAATCACGTTATCACAAGAAGCAATTGAAGCGGTAAATGCATCAAGAAAAATTATTGATGATATTGTAGCGAGTAAAAAAGTAACATATGGTGTCAATACAGGATTTGGTTCCCTTGTTAAAGTAAGTATTCCACAAGAAGAAACTAGACAATTACAAGAAAACTTAATTCGTACTCACTCAAGTGGTTTTGGTGATCCATTAGGAGAAGATGAAGTTCGTGCGATTATGTTAATTCGTATTAACTCTTTATTAAAAGGCTATTCAGGTATTCGTTTAAGTACCATTGAAACCTTAATGGCTATGTTAAATAATGGCGTTGTACCACATATTCCAGAAAAAGGATCTTTAGGAGCTTCAGGGGACTTAGCTCCATTATCTCATATGGTATTGCCAATGTTAGGATTGGGTCGTGCTTATTATGACGGTGAATTACTAGAAGGTAAAGAAGCAATGGCGCGTGCAGGCGTTGAAGTGATTCACTTAGAAGCAAAAGAAGGTTTAGCCTTAATTAACGGTACAACCGTTTTAACAGCAATCGGAGCATTAGCAACACATGACTCCATTGAATTATTAAAACTTTCAGACATTGCCGGAGCATTATCTTTAGAAGTGCATAATGGGATTGTAAATGCCTTTGATGAAGAATTACATATTATTCGTCCTCAAAGTGGACAATTAGCAACTGCTAAAAATATTCGTCAAATGCTTGAAGGAAGTACCTTAACAACTCAAGCGACAGCTGAACGTGTACAAGATCCGTATACATTACGTTGTATGCCACAAATCCATGGAGCAAGTAAAGACACTGTGGCTTATGTGAAGAAAAAAGTTGAAATCGAAATTAACTCTGTAACAGATAATCCAATCATCACTCGTAGTGGTGATGTTATCTCTGGAGGTAACTTCCATGGTGAACCAATGGCACAACCTTTTGATTATTTAGGAATTGGATCTGCTGAAATTGGTAATGTATCAGAACGTCGTGTGGAACGTTTAGTAAATACTAACTTAAGTGGCTTGCCTTCATTCTTAGTGAAATATCCTGGCGTTAACTCAGGATTCATGATTACACAGTATGCAGCTGCTTCATTAGCATCAGAAAACAAAATCTTATCACATCCAGCAAGTGTGGATTCAATTACATCTTGTGAAAACCAAGAAGATTTTGTGAGTATGGGAACAACAGCTGCAAGAACTGCTAGAGACATTACTAAAAATTCTCGTCGTATCGTCGCAACTGAAATGATGGCAGCATGTCAAGCTATTGACTTCATCAAAGATCGCGGTGTATTAGGTAAAGGAACTCAAGTTGCTTATGATGTCTTTAGAAAATATGTGAAATTTATTGACTTAGATAAAGACATTGAAATGTATGATGAGTTAGAAAAAGCAACAGATGTTTTAATCAACGGAGAATTATTAAAAGCTGTTGAAGAAGTGGTTGATTTAGAAATTGAATTTGATTTTGCAAAATAA
- a CDS encoding APC family permease — MITETKTPVDGIKLTEIDSESSKFSLGGATLYGINAVVGSGIFLLPQTIYRDLGPASLLAMVFDAVLVLLLAVCFAEVACYFDKNGGAFQYSKSAFGDLVGFVVGLLGWFVTIIAWSAMAAGFAKLLIVTIPALEGHNKAISVILVILLSIINSTGLKTSKIFTISITIAKLIPIIAFTFMSIFFIKNGFDAGNFTPFLQLKEGMTISKAMAGTSMTVFYAFIGFEALPVVAGEMRNAKKNVPKAIIGSISIVSILYFMIIAGTIAMLGVGILETNAPVQDAFAMMIGPAGRWIISIGALISILGLNVGDSMMIPRYGASISDEGLLPKIVSKKNKKDAPYVAIIISCVLTCLLLLSGSFEQLAELSVVFRFIQYIPTAIAVIFLRKKNPGVETAFRLPFGPVIPLLAVAVSVWMLAMGANSKSLIAGGIGIVIAAIFYFVLNGKKASE; from the coding sequence ATGATTACCGAAACAAAAACACCGGTTGATGGGATTAAATTAACCGAAATAGACTCAGAGAGTTCAAAATTTAGTTTAGGTGGTGCAACGCTTTACGGTATTAATGCAGTAGTTGGTTCAGGTATTTTCTTATTACCACAAACAATTTATCGAGATTTAGGACCAGCTTCTCTATTAGCCATGGTATTTGATGCGGTGTTGGTGTTACTTTTGGCAGTATGTTTTGCTGAAGTGGCATGTTATTTTGACAAAAATGGTGGTGCGTTCCAATATTCTAAATCAGCTTTTGGTGATTTAGTTGGGTTTGTTGTTGGATTATTAGGATGGTTTGTAACGATTATTGCATGGTCAGCAATGGCTGCAGGATTTGCTAAACTATTGATAGTAACAATTCCTGCTTTGGAAGGACATAACAAAGCGATTAGTGTTATTTTAGTGATATTATTATCTATTATTAATAGTACAGGACTTAAAACATCCAAAATTTTTACCATAAGTATCACAATCGCAAAATTGATTCCTATTATTGCTTTCACATTCATGAGTATATTTTTTATTAAAAATGGATTTGACGCTGGTAACTTTACGCCATTCCTACAACTTAAAGAAGGTATGACAATATCAAAAGCGATGGCAGGAACCTCAATGACAGTATTCTATGCATTTATCGGATTTGAAGCTTTACCAGTTGTCGCTGGTGAGATGAGAAATGCGAAGAAAAATGTTCCAAAAGCAATTATTGGATCAATTAGTATTGTATCAATCCTTTACTTTATGATTATTGCCGGAACAATTGCCATGCTTGGTGTAGGTATTTTAGAAACAAATGCACCTGTACAAGATGCATTTGCTATGATGATAGGACCTGCTGGTAGATGGATTATTTCCATCGGTGCACTCATTTCAATTCTTGGCTTAAATGTTGGGGACTCAATGATGATTCCTCGTTATGGTGCAAGTATTTCTGATGAAGGATTATTACCAAAAATTGTTTCTAAGAAAAATAAAAAAGATGCACCTTATGTAGCAATTATTATCTCTTGTGTATTAACTTGTTTACTATTATTAAGTGGAAGTTTCGAACAATTAGCAGAATTGAGCGTTGTATTTAGATTTATTCAATATATCCCAACAGCGATTGCCGTTATTTTCTTACGTAAGAAAAATCCTGGCGTTGAAACAGCCTTTAGACTACCATTTGGCCCAGTTATTCCACTATTAGCTGTCGCAGTTAGTGTGTGGATGCTTGCAATGGGTGCCAATAGTAAGAGTTTAATTGCTGGTGGTATTGGTATTGTGATTGCTGCAATATTCTATTTTGTATTAAATGGTAAAAAAGCGAGTGAATAA
- a CDS encoding formate--tetrahydrofolate ligase — protein sequence MTHLSDIEIANSVEMKSIKEVAAPLGLKEEDLTLYGNYKAKLDARELTRLENEKDGKLILVTAITPTPAGEGKTTTSVGLADAFTKLGKKAMIALREPSLGPVFGVKGGAAGGGHAQVVPMEDINLHFTGDFHAIGAANNLLAALIDNHIHHGNALGIDSRNITWKRVVDMNDRQLRHIVNGLQGRVNGVPREDGYDITVASEIMAVLCLSNDIDDLKEKLKNMVVAYNFEGKPVTAGDLKAEGAMAALLKDAIHPNLVQTLEHTPAIIHGGPFANIAHGCNSIIATKMAMKYADYAITEAGFGADLGAEKFIDIKCRLGNIKPDAVVLVATIRALKMHGGVPKKELEPENVEAVVKGLTNLDKHIENIQEVYGLPVVVAINKFPLDTDAEIEAVEKACKERGVEVVLSDVWANGGEGGIELAEKVMELAEQDNSFSYVYDLEDSIEEKLTKIVQKVYGGKGIELTGPAKKQLKQLEELGYDKLPICMAKTQYSFSDDATLVGAPKDFTITIKNLKVSAGAGFIVALTGAVMTMPGLPKSPASERIDIDEEGNITGLF from the coding sequence ATGACACATTTATCAGATATCGAAATCGCAAATTCAGTTGAAATGAAATCAATTAAAGAGGTAGCGGCTCCATTAGGATTAAAAGAAGAGGATTTAACACTTTATGGTAATTATAAAGCGAAATTAGATGCTCGTGAATTAACTAGGCTAGAAAATGAAAAAGACGGTAAATTAATTTTAGTCACAGCTATTACACCAACTCCAGCTGGAGAAGGAAAAACAACCACATCTGTTGGGTTAGCTGATGCCTTTACTAAATTAGGTAAAAAGGCAATGATCGCTTTACGTGAACCATCATTAGGACCAGTATTTGGTGTTAAAGGTGGGGCAGCAGGTGGTGGACATGCTCAAGTTGTCCCTATGGAAGATATTAACTTACATTTTACAGGTGACTTCCATGCAATTGGTGCAGCAAATAACTTATTAGCTGCTTTGATTGATAACCATATTCATCATGGTAATGCGTTAGGTATTGATAGCCGTAACATTACATGGAAACGTGTTGTTGACATGAATGACCGTCAATTACGTCATATTGTGAATGGATTACAAGGACGCGTCAATGGTGTTCCGAGAGAAGATGGTTATGACATTACTGTAGCATCAGAAATTATGGCTGTGTTATGTTTATCAAATGATATTGATGACTTAAAAGAAAAACTTAAAAACATGGTAGTAGCATATAATTTTGAAGGAAAACCAGTTACTGCTGGCGATTTGAAAGCAGAAGGCGCAATGGCAGCGTTACTTAAAGATGCGATTCATCCAAACTTAGTTCAAACATTAGAACACACACCAGCAATTATTCATGGTGGACCATTTGCCAATATTGCACATGGCTGTAACAGTATTATCGCAACAAAAATGGCAATGAAATATGCAGATTACGCGATTACAGAAGCTGGATTTGGTGCAGACTTAGGTGCTGAAAAATTCATCGACATTAAATGTCGTTTAGGAAATATCAAACCTGATGCCGTTGTGTTAGTGGCAACAATTCGCGCACTAAAAATGCATGGTGGTGTTCCTAAGAAAGAATTAGAACCAGAAAACGTAGAAGCCGTTGTTAAAGGATTAACTAACTTAGATAAACATATTGAAAACATTCAAGAGGTTTATGGATTACCTGTTGTTGTCGCAATTAACAAATTCCCATTAGATACAGATGCTGAAATCGAAGCAGTTGAAAAAGCATGTAAAGAACGTGGTGTTGAAGTGGTCTTATCTGACGTTTGGGCTAATGGTGGCGAAGGTGGTATTGAGTTAGCTGAAAAAGTTATGGAATTAGCAGAGCAAGATAATAGTTTCAGCTATGTATATGACTTAGAAGACTCAATCGAAGAAAAATTAACTAAGATTGTGCAAAAAGTTTACGGTGGTAAAGGAATTGAATTAACTGGACCAGCTAAAAAACAATTAAAACAATTAGAAGAATTAGGCTATGATAAATTGCCAATTTGTATGGCAAAAACACAATATTCATTCTCTGATGATGCGACACTTGTTGGCGCACCAAAAGATTTCACCATTACGATTAAAAATCTTAAAGTATCAGCTGGAGCAGGATTTATTGTAGCGTTAACTGGCGCAGTTATGACAATGCCAGGACTACCAAAATCACCTGCATCTGAAAGAATTGATATTGATGAAGAAGGTAACATTACCGGATTGTTCTAA
- a CDS encoding HutD/Ves family protein: MSYHLFKKNDHQTSRWSGGETTQVFLYPPTGKYEPGKFDYRISTASVEIEESTFSALPGYKRLLMSLNHPLELTHESESFTVNKKMKPFEVDAFDGADKTNSVGKCQDFNVIFKPTYTSEMSAVSSIRDRQLLPCVRYFYYMLVDGVMTYIDQEEKHVAKLEAGDCVMVEEGRTISMISIESHQPQQSPAVVEVVVWKNEKSL, encoded by the coding sequence ATGTCGTATCATTTATTTAAAAAGAATGATCATCAAACATCTCGTTGGAGTGGGGGAGAAACGACCCAAGTGTTTCTCTACCCACCAACGGGTAAGTATGAGCCTGGAAAATTTGACTACCGCATTTCTACGGCTTCAGTAGAAATCGAAGAAAGTACATTTTCAGCGTTACCTGGCTATAAGCGTTTGTTGATGTCATTGAATCATCCATTAGAACTAACACATGAATCAGAATCGTTTACTGTTAATAAAAAAATGAAACCGTTTGAAGTTGATGCGTTTGATGGAGCAGATAAAACAAATAGTGTAGGAAAATGTCAAGACTTTAACGTTATCTTTAAACCAACCTACACTAGTGAAATGTCTGCTGTTTCAAGTATTCGTGATAGACAGTTATTACCTTGTGTTCGATACTTTTACTATATGTTAGTTGATGGAGTCATGACGTATATAGACCAAGAAGAAAAACATGTTGCCAAGTTGGAAGCCGGAGATTGTGTCATGGTAGAAGAGGGTCGTACGATTTCGATGATTAGTATAGAATCTCATCAACCACAACAATCACCAGCAGTTGTCGAAGTTGTTGTTTGGAAAAATGAAAAGTCGCTCTAA